From the genome of Miscanthus floridulus cultivar M001 chromosome 10, ASM1932011v1, whole genome shotgun sequence, one region includes:
- the LOC136487522 gene encoding type I inositol polyphosphate 5-phosphatase 10-like, translating into MDKSTSRRKKKFLFPKLHGTKGGNASPRHSTTEYCIDSTVDLKESPERSTVASPSASSSSFFKSLSENRSLKFGGFGSPATASTTHMEAFRVFAATWNVAGKTPDRGLNLNDFLPSDDYSDIYVLGFQEVVPLNAGNVLVIEDNEPASRWLALINQALSRPSPPSDASAVLEASSSGYSFSRSLDTAAAVAPSPAASALQTPSSSPLDPSRFHKSSNREIRRAGITLGRRLKVCTCPSSDHLHRPPRRRPPHCRATCLMGCGGGRSARAAAVEGDSTTSDDDEEEDEEVWASSFAASNVMTKSPAAAGAAAGAAVAGQRESYCLVACKQMVGLFATVWVRRGLVPHVGHVRFSCVGRGIMGYLGNKGCISVSMSLHQTSLCFVCSHLASGEKEGDELRRNSDVVEILKNTQFRRLCKRSGRRIPERILDHDRVIWLGDLNYRIALSYTEAKKLVQANDWGALFEKDQLKTERESGVFRGWNEGKIFFAPTYKYSWNSDTYAGEDVASKKKRRTPAWCDRILWHGEGIVQLCYIHGESKFSDHRPVCGVFIVEAAVPNNNNRLVKFASGPNMKVGAEELLLASK; encoded by the exons ATGGACAAGAGTACCagcagaaggaagaagaag TTTCTCTTTCCAAAACTTCATGGAACAAAAGGTGGGAATGCCTCACCAAGACATAGCACCACAGAGTACTGCATCGACTCCACAG TTGATTTGAAAGAGTCCCCAGAACGGTCGACAGTGGCTTCCCCGtcagcatcatcctcatccttcTTCAAAAGTCTTTCAG AAAATAGAAGTCTAAAATTCGGCGGTTTCGGTTCTCCTGCAACAGCCAGTACTACTCATATGGAAGCTTTCAG GGTATTTGCAGCCACATGGAACGTCGCCGGAAAGACCCCGGACAGGGGTCTCAATCTGAATGACTTCCTGCCTTCTGATGACTACTCAGACATTTATGTGCTAGG GTTCCAAGAAGTGGTGCCCCTGAACGCCGGCAACGTCCTGGTGATCGAGGACAACGAGCCGGCGTCGAGATGGCTGGCGCTCATCAACCAGGCGCTGAGCCGGCCATCGCCGCCCTCCGACGCCTCCGCCGTCTTGGAAGCTTCATCCAGCGGCTACTCGTTCAGCCGGTCCCTGGACACGGCCGCGGCGGTGGCGCCGTCCCCGGCGGCGTCGGCTCTGCAGACGCCAAGCTCCAGCCCACTGGACCCTTCCCGGTTCCACAAGTCCTCCAACAGGGAGATCCGGCGCGCCGGCATCACCCTCGGGCGGCGGCTCAAGGTGTGCACCTGCCCATCGTCGGACCACCTCCACCGGCCGCCGCGGAGGAGGCCGCCGCATTGCAGGGCGACCTGCCTGatgggctgcggcggcggcaggagCGCGAGAGCCGCCGCCGTGGAGGGCGACTCGACGACGtcggacgacgacgaggaggaggacgaggaggtctGGGCCAGCAGCTTCGCGGCGTCCAACGTGATGACCaagagccccgccgccgccggggcggCTGCGGGGGCCGCGGTGGCGGGGCAGCGCGAGAGCTACTGCCTGGTGGCGTGCAAGCAGATGGTGGGGCTGTTCGCGACGGTGTGGGTGAGGCGCGGGCTGGTGCCCCACGTCGGCCATGTACGCTTCTCCTGCGTCGGCCGCGGCATCATGGGCTACCTCGGCAACAAG GGGTGCATCTCGGTGAGCATGTCGCTGCACCAGACGAGCCTGTGCTTCGTGTGCAGCCACCTGGCGTCGGGGGAGAAGGAAGGCGACGAGCTGAGGCGGAACTCCGACGTGGTGGAGATCCTCAAGAACACGCAGTTCCGCCGCCTCTGCAAGCGCTCCGGCCGCCGGATCCCCGAGCGAATCCTCGACCACGA TCGTGTGATCTGGCTAGGCGATCTCAACTACCGGATTGCTCTGAGCTACACGGAGGCTAAGAAGCTCGTCCAGGCCAACGACTGGGGCGCTCTCTTCGAGAAGGATCAG CTCAAGACTGAAAGGGAGAGCGGGGTCTTCCGAGGGTGGAACGAGGGCAAGATCTTCTTCGCCCCTACTTACAAGTACTCGTGGAACTCCGACACCTACGCCGGCGAGGACGTGGCGtccaagaagaagaggaggacgcCGGCATG GTGCGACCGGATCCTCTGGCACGGGGAAGGGATAGTGCAGCTATGCTACATCCACGGCGAGTCCAAGTTCTCCGACCACCGCCCCGTCTGTGGCGTGTTCATCGTCGAGGCCGCGGtccccaacaacaacaacaggctTGTCAAGTTCGCGTCAGGCCCCAACATGAAAGTTGGCGCGGAGGAGCTCCTGCTCGCCTCCAAGTAG
- the LOC136486105 gene encoding uncharacterized protein isoform X1: MAAAAAEQEQEKEKELLSSVVDDIRSYSGSDPLRPWLRGMRKMERALPPATLREKLPRFLQKCAQEFQGDARYRDDPRYLRVWIQLMDYVTDAKPLLKKMERNGIGLKRASFYMAYALYYEKHKRINDAEKMYRLGIQNLAEPIGELQKAHEQFLLRIESYKRRKDKLQERMPRKAESSATLMNQVEGESRNCKELKSNTMQKSRSGSNPSVGCYPPLGPAKVGILCRGNSGAKKNLPRCNSDDTVVVRFVGSALVGKSETEDACHHGLVEPTINTKEAMDAINSMFFEPVEPETMLKRRSKPKKPNYDQQASAFGIFVDEDEPKGNPNVLHNNSMKQDHLKFSQQTGGFAIFVDEDSPDGNDQNVRQNKNSNKENVKLNQETSAFEIFVDENEANGNVQNATCHRKNRSPPRPLCDSSKNRGESDFQKPFVGGFAILPDDEEEQCEKSDDGMKMNSRTVQPTNDNNTLLCPVRDDSGTRYHEGSHPVSSGLGEDTVIHRFVGSTIDDEPKVENACHHGLVDPTVNLKEAMDDINNMFGRPLNFKGDRTKRKANALSDRKTAPASGFSILADDDLKDNPTSKADQKNSCKFDAEDGLFEPTITTRDVMAEINDMFGMPLDF; this comes from the exons atggccgccgccgccgcggagcaggagcaggagaaggagaaggagctcCTCTCGTCGGTGGTGGACGACATCCGCTCCTACTCCGGGTCCGACCCCCTCCGCCCGTGGCTCCG GGGGATGCGGAAGATGGAGCGGGCGCTGCCGCCGGCCACGCTGCGGGAGAAGCTGCCCAGGTTCCTGCAGAAGTGCGCCCAGGAGTTCCAGGGCGACGCGCGCTACCGCGACGACCCGCGATACCTCCGCGTCTGGATCCAGCTG ATGGACTATGTGACGGATGCGAAACCATTGCTCAAGAAGATGGAGCGGAATGGAATAGGCCTCAAGAGAGCTTCATTTTATATGGCTTATGCTCTGTATTATGAGAAGCACAAGAGGATCAATGACGCAGAGAAGATGTATCGTTTGGGAATCCAGAA CCTTGCAGAGCCTATTGGAGAGTTGCAAAAGGCACATGAACAGTTTCTTCTTCGCATAGAATCATACAAGAGGAGGAAAGATAAA CTGCAGGAAAGAATGCCTAGGAAAGCTGAGTCAAGTGCTACACTGATGAACCAAGTTGAAG GTGAAAGCAGAAACTGTAAAGAACTGAAATCCAATACAATGCAAAAGTCAAGAAGCGGTTCCAATCCCTCAGTAGGTTGTTATCCTCCATTAGGGCCTGCTAAAGTGGGTATACTATGCAGAGGCAACTCAGGAGCTAAAAAGAATTTGCCCCGTTGTAATAGTGATGATACTGTAGTTGTACGGTTTGTAGGCTCTGCATTGGTTGGGAAGTCAGAAACTGAAGATGCCTGCCATCATGGCTTAGTTGAACCAACTATAAACACTAAGGAGGCTATGGATGCCATCAATAGCATGTTTTTTGAGCCAGTGGAACCTGAGACAATGCTCAAGAGACGATCAAAACCTAAGAAACCAAATTATGATCAGCAGGCAAGTGCATTTGGTATCTTTGTTGATGAAGATGAACCTAAAGGTAATCCAAATGTGCTTCACAACAACAGCATGAAGCAAGACCATCTGAAATTCAGTCAGCAAACAGGAGGGTTTGCGATCTTTGTTGATGAGGATAGTCCTGATGGCAACGACCAAAATGTGAGGCAAAACAAGAACTCTAATAAGGAAAACGTGAAGTTGAATCAGGAAACAAGCGCGTTTGAAATCTTTGTTGATGAAAATGAGGCTAATGGCAATGTCCAGAATGCCACATGCCACAGGAAGAATAGGTCTCCTCCAAGACCATTATGTGATTCATCTAAGAATCGAGGCGAAAGTGACTTCCAGAAGCCATTTGTTGGAGGATTTGCAATACTgccagatgatgaagaagaacaatgtgaGAAAAGTGATGACGGTATGAAGATGAATTCTAGAACCGTGCAGCCTACTAATGATAATAATACTTTGCTCTGTCCAGTTCGAGATGATTCAGGAACAAGATATCATGAAGGTTCTCATCCTGTGAGTTCTGGGCTTGGAGAAGACACTGTCATTCATAGATTTGTTGGATCCACTATTGATGATGAGCCTAAGGTGGAAAATGCATGCCACCATGGGTTAGTCGATCCAACTGTCAATCTAAAGGAGGCTATGGATGATATAAATAATATGTTTGGGAGACCACTGAACTTCAAGGGTGACAGAACAAAGCGGAAAGCCAATGCACTGTCAGATAGAAAAACAGCTCCAGCTTCTGGTTTCTCCATATTAGCTGATGATGACCTAAAAGATAACCCTACCAGCAAAGCCGATCAGAAGAATTCTTGCAAATTTGATGCTGAGGATGGTCTATTTGAGCCCACAATCACCACCCGTGATGTCATGGCAGAGATCAATGATATGTTTGGAATGCCACTGGACTTCTAA
- the LOC136486105 gene encoding uncharacterized protein isoform X2, with amino-acid sequence MAAAAAEQEQEKEKELLSSVVDDIRSYSGSDPLRPWLRGMRKMERALPPATLREKLPRFLQKCAQEFQGDARYRDDPRYLRVWIQLMDYVTDAKPLLKKMERNGIGLKRASFYMAYALYYEKHKRINDAEKMYRLGIQNLAEPIGELQKAHEQFLLRIESYKRRKDKERMPRKAESSATLMNQVEGESRNCKELKSNTMQKSRSGSNPSVGCYPPLGPAKVGILCRGNSGAKKNLPRCNSDDTVVVRFVGSALVGKSETEDACHHGLVEPTINTKEAMDAINSMFFEPVEPETMLKRRSKPKKPNYDQQASAFGIFVDEDEPKGNPNVLHNNSMKQDHLKFSQQTGGFAIFVDEDSPDGNDQNVRQNKNSNKENVKLNQETSAFEIFVDENEANGNVQNATCHRKNRSPPRPLCDSSKNRGESDFQKPFVGGFAILPDDEEEQCEKSDDGMKMNSRTVQPTNDNNTLLCPVRDDSGTRYHEGSHPVSSGLGEDTVIHRFVGSTIDDEPKVENACHHGLVDPTVNLKEAMDDINNMFGRPLNFKGDRTKRKANALSDRKTAPASGFSILADDDLKDNPTSKADQKNSCKFDAEDGLFEPTITTRDVMAEINDMFGMPLDF; translated from the exons atggccgccgccgccgcggagcaggagcaggagaaggagaaggagctcCTCTCGTCGGTGGTGGACGACATCCGCTCCTACTCCGGGTCCGACCCCCTCCGCCCGTGGCTCCG GGGGATGCGGAAGATGGAGCGGGCGCTGCCGCCGGCCACGCTGCGGGAGAAGCTGCCCAGGTTCCTGCAGAAGTGCGCCCAGGAGTTCCAGGGCGACGCGCGCTACCGCGACGACCCGCGATACCTCCGCGTCTGGATCCAGCTG ATGGACTATGTGACGGATGCGAAACCATTGCTCAAGAAGATGGAGCGGAATGGAATAGGCCTCAAGAGAGCTTCATTTTATATGGCTTATGCTCTGTATTATGAGAAGCACAAGAGGATCAATGACGCAGAGAAGATGTATCGTTTGGGAATCCAGAA CCTTGCAGAGCCTATTGGAGAGTTGCAAAAGGCACATGAACAGTTTCTTCTTCGCATAGAATCATACAAGAGGAGGAAAGATAAA GAAAGAATGCCTAGGAAAGCTGAGTCAAGTGCTACACTGATGAACCAAGTTGAAG GTGAAAGCAGAAACTGTAAAGAACTGAAATCCAATACAATGCAAAAGTCAAGAAGCGGTTCCAATCCCTCAGTAGGTTGTTATCCTCCATTAGGGCCTGCTAAAGTGGGTATACTATGCAGAGGCAACTCAGGAGCTAAAAAGAATTTGCCCCGTTGTAATAGTGATGATACTGTAGTTGTACGGTTTGTAGGCTCTGCATTGGTTGGGAAGTCAGAAACTGAAGATGCCTGCCATCATGGCTTAGTTGAACCAACTATAAACACTAAGGAGGCTATGGATGCCATCAATAGCATGTTTTTTGAGCCAGTGGAACCTGAGACAATGCTCAAGAGACGATCAAAACCTAAGAAACCAAATTATGATCAGCAGGCAAGTGCATTTGGTATCTTTGTTGATGAAGATGAACCTAAAGGTAATCCAAATGTGCTTCACAACAACAGCATGAAGCAAGACCATCTGAAATTCAGTCAGCAAACAGGAGGGTTTGCGATCTTTGTTGATGAGGATAGTCCTGATGGCAACGACCAAAATGTGAGGCAAAACAAGAACTCTAATAAGGAAAACGTGAAGTTGAATCAGGAAACAAGCGCGTTTGAAATCTTTGTTGATGAAAATGAGGCTAATGGCAATGTCCAGAATGCCACATGCCACAGGAAGAATAGGTCTCCTCCAAGACCATTATGTGATTCATCTAAGAATCGAGGCGAAAGTGACTTCCAGAAGCCATTTGTTGGAGGATTTGCAATACTgccagatgatgaagaagaacaatgtgaGAAAAGTGATGACGGTATGAAGATGAATTCTAGAACCGTGCAGCCTACTAATGATAATAATACTTTGCTCTGTCCAGTTCGAGATGATTCAGGAACAAGATATCATGAAGGTTCTCATCCTGTGAGTTCTGGGCTTGGAGAAGACACTGTCATTCATAGATTTGTTGGATCCACTATTGATGATGAGCCTAAGGTGGAAAATGCATGCCACCATGGGTTAGTCGATCCAACTGTCAATCTAAAGGAGGCTATGGATGATATAAATAATATGTTTGGGAGACCACTGAACTTCAAGGGTGACAGAACAAAGCGGAAAGCCAATGCACTGTCAGATAGAAAAACAGCTCCAGCTTCTGGTTTCTCCATATTAGCTGATGATGACCTAAAAGATAACCCTACCAGCAAAGCCGATCAGAAGAATTCTTGCAAATTTGATGCTGAGGATGGTCTATTTGAGCCCACAATCACCACCCGTGATGTCATGGCAGAGATCAATGATATGTTTGGAATGCCACTGGACTTCTAA
- the LOC136486108 gene encoding uncharacterized protein: MGIELDPQSARLLELKRGRVMPSKGGLVIQLPPTKEMQLLVHLKGKKVDAQESSTPMPVTRSQLQLTMENMGETSHVNINPGPVTRSQIGGATDPMTTPTRPKKSPTKRAINKKLTPRKRKIYAA; encoded by the exons ATGGGCATAGAACTGGATCCCCAAAGTGCCCGCTTACTGGAACTAAAAAGAG GAAGAGTCATGCCAAGCAAGGGAGGCCTTGTAATCCAGTTGCCTCCAACAAAGGAGATGCAACTACTGGTACACCTAAAAGGCAAAAAGGTTGATGCGCAGGAAAGTTCAACTCCCATGCCAGTTACAAGAAG CCAACTGCAATTAACCATGGAGAATATGGGAGAGACAAGTCACGTCAATATTAACCCAGGACCTGTTACAAGAAG TCAAATTGGTGGAGCAACAGATCCTATGACTACCCCAACTAGGCCAAAGAAGTCTCCAACAAAGAGAGCTATCAACAAAAAGCTGACTCCAAGGAAGAGAAAAATTTATGCCGCATGA
- the LOC136486106 gene encoding protein DETOXIFICATION 21-like, translating into MEEQSSGAEATVPLLEPRAAAEHHHNETGGGGGGVVVGKADEAEQQREEAEWSAQPLRRRAWEENKRLWVVAGPSICARFASFGVTVISQAFIGHIGATELAAYALVSTVLMRFSNGILLGMASALETLCGQSYGAKQYHMLGIYLQRSWIILFACAIVMLPIYLFTAPLLVALGQDPDIAAVAGTISLWYIPVMFSYVWSFTLQMYLQAQSKNVIITYLALLNLGLHLLLSWLMTVKFQLGLAGVMGSMVIAMWIPVFGQLAFVFFGGCPHTWTGFSSAAFADLGAIIKLSLSSGVMLCLELWYNTILVLLTGYMKDAEVALDALSICLNINGWEMMISFGFLAATGVRVANELGAGSARRAKFAIYNVVITSFSIGFVLFVLFLLFRGGLAYIFTDSQAVAEAVADLSPLLAFSILLNSVQPVLSGVAVGAGWQSVVAYVNVTSYYLIGIPLGAVLGYVVGFQVKGIWIGMLLGTLVQTIVLLFITLKTDWDKQVAVAQERLKRWYMEENRRLQGLRGNS; encoded by the exons ATGGAGGAGCAAAGTAGCGGTGCTGAGGCCACGGTGCCTCTGCTGGAGCCAcgggcggcggcggagcaccaCCACAACgaaacaggaggaggaggaggaggcgtcgTGGTCGGCAAGGCGGACGAGGCGGAGCAGCAGCGGGAGGAGGCGGAGTGGTCGGCGCAGCCGCTGCGGCGGCGCGCGTGGGAGGAGAACAAGCGGCTGTGGGTGGTGGCGGGTCCCTCCATCTGCGCGCGCTTCGCCTCCTTCGGCGTCACCGTCATCAGCCAGGCCTTCATCGGCCACATCGGCGCCACCGAGCTCGCCGCCTACGCGCTCGTCTCCACCGTCCTCATGCGCTTCAGCAACGGCATCCTG CTGGGGATGGCGAGTGCGCTGGAGACGCTGTGTGGGCAGTCCTACGGCGCAAAGCAGTACCACATGCTGGGCATCTACCTGCAGCGGTCCTGGATCATCCTCTTCGCCTGCGCCATTGTCATGCTCCCGATCTACCTCTTCACGGCGCCGCTGCTCGTCGCGCTGGGCCAGGACCCGGACATCGCCGCGGTGGCCGGGACCATCTCGCTCTGGTACATCCCGGTCATGTTCTCCTACGTCTGGTCCTTCACGCTCCAGATGTACCTGCAGGCGCAGAGCAAGAACGTCATCATCACCTACCTGGCATTGCTCAACCtcggcctccacctcctcctgtcATGGCTCATGACCGTCAAGTTCCAGCTCGGCCTGGCGGGGGTCATGGGATCCATGGTCATCGCCATGTGGATCCCCGTGTTCGGCCAGCTTGCCTTCGTCTTCTTCGGTGGCTGCCCTCACACGTGGACCGGGTTCTCCTCGGCCGCGTTTGCTGACCTCGGTGCCATCATCAAGCTCTCGCTATCTTCTGGTGTCATGCTCTG TTTGGAATTGTGGTACAACACCATATTGGTGCTGCTCACAGGGTACATGAAGGATGCAGAGGTTGCACTCGACGCCCTTTCAATATG CCTCAACATCAACGGTTGGGAGATGATGATTTCTTTCGGGTTTTTGGCTGCAACAGG AGTGCGAGTGGCAAATGAGCTTGGAGCTGGAAGTGCAAGAAGGGCAAAGTTTGCCATTTACAATGTGGTCATCACCTCTTTCTCGATCGGATTTGTGTTGTTTGTGCTCTTCCTTCTCTTCCGTGGAGGCCTTGCCTACATATTTACTGATAGTCAAGCGGTAGCTGAGGCAGTTGCCGACCTTTCACCTCTGCTAGCCTTCTCCATATTGttgaacagtgttcagccagTGCTATCAG GCGTTGCTGTCGGCGCTGGCTGGCAAAGCGTAGTCGCCTATGTCAACGTCACTTCGTATTACCTGATTGGCATCCCTCTTGGAGCAGTCCTGGGCTATGTGGTGGGATTTCAAGTGAAG GGCATTTGGATTGGCATGCTGCTCGGAACACTAGTCCAAACTATTGTGCTTCTGTTCATAACATTAAAGACCGACTGGGATAAACAG GTGGCGGTTGCTCAAGAGAGACTGAAGAGATGGTACATGGAAGAGAACAGAAGACTTCAGGGGTTGAGGGGAAACTCTTAA